Part of the Porites lutea chromosome 14, jaPorLute2.1, whole genome shotgun sequence genome, AGACATCAACTCCCAAATTGAGCGTGTTGGAATAATCGCCGTATAGGTTTGAAAGACGCGAATCACTATATCGGTGACGCTTCGGTTGCCGTCGCTACGGTGGTAAACTGATCCAccattttattgttgttttcttgttttatatttttcctcttGCTCGCCCTGCCGTACGGATCAGTttactgcctttttttttttaaatttgatacTGGAGATTTTAGTGATCCAGGTCTATGCAAGATCCGCTGACCACACTGATTTGTCGCTGTGGTTTTACCTgtagtgttttcactcacgtggccagcatccattcaaatttattggaacaaaagaaagcgtttgcataagaaaagagttcaactcccagaggattggtttgggacaccaacatggccgccgattcattgttttgggacgccaatatggccgccgtgacgtcatatgaaaacaccctatatttaattttttttgcttacaatagaccttttgacggtttttttcaacttttttatgGACCAGTttgggaaaatccgtcgacatcACTGAAAAGAGctccttaaaattagtaaaattgccaaatttgaaagtgatacgtcaCTAGCGAGCGAaaatatagagcgttttcactcacgtgaccagcgtctatgcaaatttatgggaacagaagaaagtgtttacataagaaaagagatcAACTCCTACAGGATTgatttggaacaccaatatggccgccgtgacgtcacgtgataACGCTCTATAGTTCCTCAAAGttgcgaaattttacagacgttacaaacgtctgtaaaatgtCGCAACTTTGAGGAGCTGTATCTtcattagttttcaacaaatcactttcataCTTGgcgattttattaattttaaggtgctcttttctgtggtgtcgacggattttcccgaACTTGTCcgtgtcaaaagttgaaaaatccCTTGAAAAGGTCTATCCCTTTTGTTCCTTTTACTGCATGCGAGGATAATTGCAAAGATGGGGCGAGCAATGGTGTTAAATTTAACATCTTCTGtctattttacttttaaaagatcCCCATGCAACAACAACTACGTTCAGGCCAAAAAGCGCCCGTATCGAGATTCTACACCAATGCAGACAGCTGTCAGACGACATtcgttttagccaatcaaatggATATCCTGTACATCCGTACGTGACATTATCCCCTTACCCCTTCCTGGTGGTGCAGTTTGTTGTTGCGGTCAAGGACGAAGAAACGAAAGAAATCTGGGAATGCAATGCGACACCAGACTTCCATCAGATTCATATCACGGTAGGAAACGTTTAAGCATAGGGAACCCACACAATTGGTTTGAGTAACTGTTTCAAGCTTTATTTAAATGTCGGGTTTTACTGTTATTATTTACCAGATATGTTAATCGCTCAATACTGGGCATTTTGAGCTGTTTAAAGTGTAGCGACGAAGTCTACAAAGTATTTTTCATATCTTTGGTACATCGTTGTCGACCATGCGAATTTGAGTGATTTTGTGTTCGCTTGGTTTAAAACATGCAAATcacttaaattttcaatttggaaGCAAAAGAACGAAAATCCAGTACGTTAAGATACTTCCACGTTTCTTTAGTATCCATACAAATTTTACGCGATTCTTTATGGGCTCAAAGAGAGTGAAGCTCGCACTGATAATGAAACGACCATTACATGAACTGTTAACTGGATGCGTCACTACTTTGGACCATCAAACTAACCCTCCCCCTCCTCTCCTCTCCCCTTTCCCACCCCTCCCCAATCCTGCCTTAACAGGTTTATCtgaccaaaacaacaactctgcgcgtgcatcacgctttttttgtacatttcttagccgtccctgcacaactaccgtcggttgcatctaagcgtggacacgagataaaaaaaacatgttctattagggacggaccattagaaaacttatggggggggggggggggaggcgggagaagtacaaaaaaaaaaaattgcgcaagggaaaactaaatgaaaaaaaattcttgcacgccaattaaccctaaaaaatatccatgctatggcctaaaaaaaattcatacaaggaatttgatagcgaaaaaaaattcctgaggctcgaaaattcccctccccccccccccataacttttctaatggtccgtcccttagggTGCCAGACATGAcgtgttttgccgccaaacatttgaagtttgacagccgtTAAAGCAAACTGTCACGCCAAAGGTAAGTTGTTTATATGTTTTTGATCAGTGAGTTCCGttcatatttcatttttctcaactttcagGCATATTTCTCGCTCAGAAACAGCACACTTGCCGCCAGAAATTATTCTTGACCtctaaaaattcttgcaaagaTTATTTCGATGAGCGACAACAAATCAAGTCGACAAAAGCCGCTTACTTCAAACTTCAcatgtttggcggcaaaacatgtcatgtttgCACCCAGTTCGAACATGTTTTTTCCTCATGTGTACACGCTTTGATGCAACCGACGGTACGACGTGAGATGACCAAATTTTGAGTTGATTTGAGAATGGGAATGGCAAGGCGATAAATATTACTATATCTTTCTCTGAACTCGAACGCGATCTCCTCTGTTCAGTTCCAACCCAACATCCCAACTTTCAAGTCACTGAGTGACTTGGTTTAAATGGGGAAAATTTTCAAAGGGCgcaaagtctatttttcagcgacgttttcattaGTGTCGCCTTTGTCGGATCGTAAAGTCCCTATTGTCAAAAGGGCACTGTACTTGACAATAAACGGATATGAAttatttgtaataaaattaaaataactttgttttttttctgttctacAGAGGGATAGAATATTCAGTATTGTGCCGGAACTAAGTGAGCCTTGCTGCTCTGTGTTGGCACACAGCGTTGACTGCAGGAATGAGCCACTTCCACCATATGCTGGAAATCTAGTATTTATGCTGCCTGTGAAACATGAGATGCCATGTCACTACGCTGTTAGAATCAAGCTGTGCAAAGGAGTAGACCCTCGTGATTGGCAAGGTACTCTTAACGCAAGCAAATACGTATTTATAAATCAGCGGGCATGAATCTTAAGAAGACTGATCAATACGTTGTAAAACTTTCCAAAGAGCCAGCTTTCCTTTGAAAATGACGCAGTGCAATTATAGCAGCACAGTCTTTACCAGGGGGAGAACTTGGTGCCATGTGAGAAAAAGGGCGTTCCTGATTGCTGAGCAGTTCGTTAGAACATTTGGGCCAAACCACTAAGAGCTTAGTTCCCCTTCGTTCTAGCCTCGGGCTCACTACCAAATTACCATACAGTGGAATGGCCTCAAGAAAGAAAGTGTTGTAAAATGTGTTGGGTTGTTTTTCCTATTTGTTCATTACACCAGCAGGCGAAATTTGGATCGTTTTAAAGCAAATCCTGCCAATGAGTACGGGCCATTAGCTAAGCTACGTAAGCTACAAATATCTCTGTATCGTTTGTACCAGTTGCAAtagtatttgtttttgttgtttctctAGTTTTGGATGAGCATCAGTTCTTCATTGAATCACACAAAAGAGGCTCCAAACTGTACGACTTTCAGAGCGGAAGAACAATCACAGAAGTGGAAAAGCCAGTGCCCAAAATTCAGATGCAAGGTATACGGCAGTCCCCTCTTTTGGGCCTCTTTTGGAACCAGATCTCATCGACTGAAACCAGTGGTTTCAGTAAAACTATGGGTTTGGTGTAGTATTCTTCTCTTTACTTACTTTTCATGTACGCAATCACCACTATTTAAATTTTGGAACTGTACTTTTCAACAAAGAGCAGATTGAAAAGCGCAGAGCCTTAAGGGAAGAAAAGTTTCACGCGTGACTTAATAGACCATCGTATCCAACCCACTCTCGACCCGAAGTTGCACGAATTACCCCATTCTTAaccgcccccacccccactACGTCCTCGCAAAAAATTATATAATGCAGCAATTCAACATACATATTTTCTTATTAGGTGTTCTCGCTGGCGAAATGGGCAAAGCCATCAGGATGCATTTTCAAAACCTCGGCGATAACGGTTTGTATAAAGcattttaaacttgttttgtaTAAGTGCGTTTTCCGGGGAAGGCGATTATATGTAGCATGAACTTTGGTAAGAAATGATAGACGTGTCAGAAACACTTGTATTAAAAACGGCTGAGACCAGAATAGATGAAATACTAAAGGGGATCACCCCTATGTACTATGTATTACAACACTTACCCCTATGGACTATGTATTACAATACTTTGTAGTCCTATCATACTACTTTTCTGGAATTAAAGAAAAACATCACTTCAATTTTTTAGGTAGGTACAATCAGTTCCTGAGAGATCGAAGCAAACTTGTTGCCCAGGTGAACGGAAAAGTCAGGTATCAGGATCTACTGTCAGCTGTTTTACTCGAGGTAAAGTGTAAGTCGAGGCAATgggtgattttaaaaaaatctggattGGGAGATTGGGTTTAGATAACAACTGACATACTGCTTCTCGCGTTTGATATATCCAAGTGTCTGGATATCAAATTAGTATTAGGTGCTTTTttgtgtttggatatcagatgaagtACTCATTCATGTGTTTGATATATCACTTCtccatgttttgattttaaatgaaaaaccCCATCTCGTGCTCGATAGAATAATTCTCGGTATTTGGttatcagatgaaacactcgTTCTCGTGTTTGATATTTTACTCCTCGGTGTttgatatcagatgaaaaatcTCATTTCGTGTTTGATTGAATAATATTCGGGGTTTGTATATCCAATGAAACACTCATTCTCCTGTTAGATATTACATAACTTTTCGGTGTTTGGATATCGAATGAAACACTCCTTCTCGTGTTTGACTGAATAAAACTCGGGGTTTATATATCCGATGAAACACTCATTTTCTTGTTTGATACAATAATTCTCGGGGTTTCATCAAATGATTATTGGGTGCTTCTCGGTGTTTGGAGATCAACTAAAACACTCCTACTCGTGTTTGATAGATTACTTCGAGGTCCATAATGAATATCAGGATGTAATACTGAACCCTGCTCGTGTTTTCTTTCCTCAAGGAAGCAATTATTTATTTTGGgcaaaacaaaatggaggaTTGTCTGGAAAAATGTTGGGAGGTCCACGCTCGAGCAATGCGTCATAATTCAGGAAACTGGCCATTTCTCATGACGAAAGCTTTTTACATAATCTCTGCTGTGTACCGGCAAAGAAAAGAATTCGACAAAGCCGACGAATTTATGGAAAGATCCTCTGAGGTAATTAACTTCAAAAAAAGCGTTTACAGTTCGTTTTTCCTGTGTAAAATTTTTTCAGGTTAATGCACGAATTAGCTGAATAACTACTCGCACCCACCAGATCGTCAAACCTCGGATGAGGTTTGGCATGTTTTAAGataaaggtaaaggtaaagagtCTTTATATTATAAATGTTTTggaaattgtaatttgtttacccacggagcacttaggagttcatgagaactcgttgaaacgtgtccgtgcgttccacaTCGAATtggaacaacaacaaactaaacccacatatggcgtcgacgccaggattcgaacccgggccacattggtgggaggcgagtgctctcagcactgcgccacccttgcacCCTTATTTCTTCCGAGTCGCCTGTGTCGCTGGCTGGAAAAACATCTTTCTCGGGGTTTGCGTTTTCTTAAAACCAACACTGCTCTTTAATTTGTCTGTAGTGCTTGGAGCCTGCTTCCTTGAGTGAAGAAACCGCTGTTAACAGATACAACGCGGCTGCCTTAATGGCGGAAAAATCAGCTACATTCGACCTGACACCTGAAGAAGAACGGAAAGTGGAGAGACTCTTTGAAGAGGTGGCGGGAATTTGGTCGCAGCAGAGAGAAAATGAAACACTGAGATGTGTCATAAGGAGCTACAACAGAATGATCACGTACTTTTTGAAGACATCTCGCTCGGCTTTTCCAGATCTGAGGTTCGTACCATTGGGCTTTCATTGAAAACACCCAACTAAAACACACCGTTCTATACTGGCTTCTCGCCCTCAGAATAAATGCTCTCCTTGTCTgcagtagcctgttccaggcttcaAGAAAGCGGGGAAAGACgatcgaaaaaagaaaaaacggcgTGGGGACTCTGAGATTCTGGCACAGACTTACACGCCTAAATATCCTTTGCTTGAGAGAAGCGTTGCATCTTCTGACCAATGATTGACGAATTTCACGGTTGCACATGAAACgaaattttttgtctttgtagGAAACTTGTCACTGAGACGAAACTTGCCAAAGCTGATGAAGCCATTCAGAAGTTCGAGAAAAACCTACTTCCCCATTCTCCCAAGAGGCTGGAAGCCACATTCCTCATAGGTAAAGCTGACTACTACATTCGTCGAGCTACGAGGGAAAGGATGGATATAACGCAACAGCAGAGAGCTACAGATTTTCAAAAAGGTACACTTTACATTTATTTGCCTGTGATGGGCTTTAAAGGAGTCCGTTTCAGATCTTATATTAATAGGGAAGTGAATTATAGGCACTTGCAACTGCCCTGGTATTTGGTGGTTTTTGCTAAAGGCAGCCAAAACTGATCACGTTGTCTGGTGAAGTCAGAGTGGATTTGGTGAGCGCGCCCAAATTACTCAGTAGATAAGAAGGTGCTATTTCATTGATAAACCAGGAAGTTAAAGAGCGCTTGTAGATGTGGCCAGCCGAAAACAGTAGACAGTTCTTCAGACTCGACAGCACGGCTCTCGATTATAAATGCAGAACGGCGATTAAGTTTGTTTAAGTAGGATTTACCACCCTGGCGACAGCTATCCAACTGTCCCAAACGACCAATTAAAATAAAGGCAGTACCATCGTGTTATATAATGTAGTACAAGCAGACTTTGGTAGACCGTTTCGAGCGCGAAGCCATAATGCTAATTTAGAACTGAGGCAGATCCTTTCACCCATTGAACTACATGCTCTTTCCAAGAAACGTTTCACCCGTAATTGCACCAAGGTTATTTATAAGTTTAACACTATATATACAATTACAGAATCTCTACTTTGTCAGACGAGTACCATATAACAAGTAGTAGCCCTTGTCATGAAAGTACCCGATTCACGGATGGTGAGGTGCACCATTGAATCGATGGCCTTTTTGATATCATTTCGCATTTTATTCTTCTCATCTATATAGCCACTACAGTCCTTGAAGAGGCAATGCGAATATCCCAGCAACTCAAAATGGAGAAGGAGATAGATGGGATACAAGACCGAAATGTAACCATTCAAAATCTAACTCGGAATGGTTTAGATTGGTTCAATGAGCGACCCCCGCAGAACCCGCCACCTCCCCGTGACCCTCGGGAAGTGAACACCGATGATCTGGAGGATTTACTACAGAACATGTTCAGTCAAGAAATCGAGTAACACGGGTTCTCGTTTCTGTATAGTAGTGACAAAAAGCTGGTAAATGATGTAAGAGGAATTTCTCGTGCGCTTATTGTTCGAGAGCTACGCTCAATGAGGGTATGAACCATGGAAATGAGAGGCTAGTGGCAAAATTTGTTTCCCTCTTTCTTACGCGCGAGATTTCCGAGAAGCTTCAACGGAAATTGATGTTAAAAACTCTGCAGTGAAACCTCACTCGCCTGCGACTCGTGGTTTCCCTTCGagttttgacgtcatttctttGATCGataagagtatagaccatggaacATTATCGACGATTTGTTAA contains:
- the LOC140924041 gene encoding uncharacterized protein, producing MVSLNSHVTYVCLGERTPKAIDIPRERRDHVDKRFGRVSLVLLRYIYRYNFETEEREQRTILLLEELRKISMAAAVNICNLSVQETIHDPHATTTTFRPKSARIEILHQCRQLSDDIRFSQSNGYPVHPYVTLSPYPFLVVQFVVAVKDEETKEIWECNATPDFHQIHITRDRIFSIVPELSEPCCSVLAHSVDCRNEPLPPYAGNLVFMLPVKHEMPCHYAVRIKLCKGVDPRDWQVLDEHQFFIESHKRGSKLYDFQSGRTITEVEKPVPKIQMQGVLAGEMGKAIRMHFQNLGDNGRYNQFLRDRSKLVAQVNGKVRYQDLLSAVLLEEAIIYFGQNKMEDCLEKCWEVHARAMRHNSGNWPFLMTKAFYIISAVYRQRKEFDKADEFMERSSECLEPASLSEETAVNRYNAAALMAEKSATFDLTPEEERKVERLFEEVAGIWSQQRENETLRCVIRSYNRMITYFLKTSRSAFPDLRKLVTETKLAKADEAIQKFEKNLLPHSPKRLEATFLIGKADYYIRRATRERMDITQQQRATDFQKATTVLEEAMRISQQLKMEKEIDGIQDRNVTIQNLTRNGLDWFNERPPQNPPPPRDPREVNTDDLEDLLQNMFSQEIE